A section of the Anabaena cylindrica PCC 7122 genome encodes:
- the gor gene encoding glutathione-disulfide reductase, with the protein MSYDFDLFVIGAGSGGIATARRAAEYGAKVGIAEFDRLGGTCVNRGCVPKKLMVYSSNFPSLFEDAQGYGWSSVQSTLDWEKMITVVNNEVTRLNGIYQKMLDNSKVELLQGYGQFVDAHTIVVGERQVTADKVLIAVGGHPIKPNILGIEHAITSDDIFNLKEQPKRMVILGGGYIGTEFACIMNGLGTEVTQVIRGDYLLRGFDDDLRNEIHQGMTNHGIKILSNIDMIAIEKDAEGIKVTVRKDGDSEETVVVDVVSLAALGRKPNTQNLGLENTKVKLHDGAVVVDKYSRTDEENIYAVGDCTNTINLTPVAINEGRAFADTMFGGKSRTMSYENVPTAIFTNPEAATVGLTEAEAREKYGDAVKIYRSRFRPMYYTLAGKDEKTMMKLVVDEKTDKVLGAHMVGTNAAEIIQGIAIALKMGATKANFDATVGIHPSSAEEFVTMR; encoded by the coding sequence ATGAGCTACGATTTTGACTTATTTGTAATTGGTGCGGGTTCTGGTGGTATTGCCACTGCCAGACGTGCAGCAGAATATGGTGCCAAGGTAGGAATTGCTGAGTTTGACCGACTAGGCGGGACCTGCGTTAATCGTGGCTGTGTCCCCAAAAAACTCATGGTTTATTCTTCTAATTTCCCTAGCTTGTTTGAGGATGCCCAAGGATACGGCTGGAGTTCTGTCCAGAGTACTCTCGATTGGGAAAAGATGATCACGGTGGTCAATAACGAGGTAACTCGCCTCAATGGCATTTATCAAAAAATGCTTGATAACTCCAAAGTTGAGCTTTTGCAGGGATATGGACAGTTTGTTGATGCTCACACTATTGTCGTTGGCGAACGTCAAGTGACCGCAGACAAAGTGCTGATTGCTGTTGGTGGTCATCCTATTAAGCCCAACATTTTAGGAATTGAACACGCCATTACTTCTGATGATATTTTTAACCTCAAAGAACAACCCAAAAGAATGGTGATTTTGGGGGGTGGTTACATTGGTACAGAATTTGCTTGCATCATGAATGGATTGGGAACCGAAGTCACTCAGGTGATACGCGGTGATTATCTTTTGCGTGGTTTTGATGACGATTTACGGAATGAAATTCATCAAGGAATGACTAATCACGGGATTAAGATTCTCAGCAATATCGACATGATTGCTATTGAAAAGGATGCTGAAGGAATCAAGGTGACAGTTCGCAAAGATGGCGATTCTGAGGAGACAGTTGTTGTTGATGTTGTTAGTTTAGCTGCACTTGGACGCAAACCAAATACGCAAAATTTAGGTTTAGAAAATACCAAAGTTAAGCTGCATGATGGTGCAGTTGTTGTTGATAAATACAGTCGCACAGATGAAGAAAATATCTATGCTGTGGGAGATTGTACTAACACCATTAACCTGACTCCTGTAGCGATCAATGAAGGTCGAGCATTTGCTGATACTATGTTCGGTGGCAAGTCTCGTACCATGAGTTATGAAAATGTACCAACAGCCATCTTTACAAATCCAGAAGCCGCTACGGTTGGTTTGACGGAAGCAGAAGCTAGGGAAAAGTATGGTGATGCGGTAAAAATTTATCGCAGTCGCTTCCGCCCCATGTACTACACCTTAGCTGGTAAAGATGAAAAAACGATGATGAAACTGGTGGTTGATGAGAAGACTGATAAGGTGCTGGGAGCGCACATGGTGGGAACAAATGCGGCAGAGATTATTCAAGGAATTGCGATCGCACTCAAGATGGGTGCAACTAAAGCCAACTTTGATGCCACAGTAGGCATACATCCTAGTTCCGCTGAAGAGTTCGTCACCATGCGCTAA
- a CDS encoding peroxiredoxin: MAVIETVPNVVFKTRVRDESIGGPNPFRWQERTTQELFAGKRVVVFSLPGAFTPTCSTSHLPRYEELYKDFQALGVDSVICVSVNDAFVMFQWGKQQNAENVFLLPDGNGEFTRKMGMLVDKANLGFGMRSWRYSMVVNDGKIEKMFVEPGFDDNCPTDPFEVSDADTMLAYLKSA, translated from the coding sequence ATGGCTGTAATCGAAACCGTTCCTAACGTTGTCTTTAAAACCCGTGTCCGTGACGAATCTATTGGTGGACCCAACCCTTTCCGCTGGCAAGAACGCACCACTCAAGAGTTATTTGCTGGTAAGCGGGTTGTTGTGTTTTCATTGCCTGGTGCTTTTACCCCTACCTGTTCAACCTCACACCTACCCCGTTACGAAGAACTCTATAAAGATTTCCAAGCCTTGGGAGTTGATAGTGTCATCTGTGTATCTGTAAATGATGCCTTTGTTATGTTCCAATGGGGTAAGCAGCAGAACGCAGAAAACGTCTTCCTGCTCCCCGATGGTAATGGTGAATTTACCCGTAAGATGGGGATGTTGGTTGATAAAGCCAATTTAGGCTTTGGAATGCGCTCTTGGCGCTACTCAATGGTGGTGAATGACGGCAAAATCGAAAAGATGTTCGTTGAGCCAGGTTTCGATGACAACTGCCCTACAGACCCCTTTGAAGTATCAGATGCTGATACCATGCTGGCTTACCTGAAAAGTGCCTAG
- a CDS encoding Fur family transcriptional regulator, with protein sequence MQEQANAIVQTLKSKGLRVTPQRFAVYANLLCRTDHPTVEQILTDLNKDFPVSSQATIYSSLQALREVGLVREVLLQEGVSRYDANVLPHHHFCCHKCGAIEDIAWNTFNFIGLNSLRPGLRGETYEVTVQGLCDACGD encoded by the coding sequence ATGCAGGAACAAGCAAACGCGATTGTTCAAACCTTAAAATCCAAGGGTTTGAGGGTGACTCCTCAGCGGTTTGCGGTCTATGCAAATCTGTTATGTCGCACAGATCACCCAACAGTTGAGCAAATACTGACTGATCTGAATAAAGATTTTCCTGTTTCTTCTCAAGCAACAATCTATAGTTCTCTCCAAGCACTTAGAGAAGTGGGACTAGTGAGGGAAGTGCTATTACAAGAGGGGGTTTCTCGCTACGATGCTAATGTTCTACCCCATCATCATTTTTGCTGTCATAAATGTGGTGCAATTGAAGATATTGCTTGGAATACATTCAACTTTATTGGGCTAAATAGTCTACGTCCTGGTTTGCGCGGGGAAACTTATGAAGTCAC